The following are encoded together in the Odocoileus virginianus isolate 20LAN1187 ecotype Illinois chromosome 28, Ovbor_1.2, whole genome shotgun sequence genome:
- the ANKRD13D gene encoding ankyrin repeat domain-containing protein 13D isoform X1 — MAGPGPTFPLHRLVWANRHRELEAALHSRQHDIEQEDPRGRTPLELAVSLGNLESVRVLLRHNANVGKESCQGWAVLQEAVSTGDPEMVQLVLQYRDYQRATQRLAGIPELLNKLRQVQPWKDTQPVQHVFRTLSVGFLPLDPSPGSGRKEGHPAPWMRAGPLEGKPLPTSKAPDFYVEMKWEFSSWVPLVSKMCPSDVYRVWKRGESLRVDTSLLGFEHMTWQRGRRSFIFKGQEAGALVMEVDHDRQLVHMETLGLTLHEPEALLAAMRPSEEHVASRLTSPIVSTHLDTRNVAFERNKCGIWGWRSEKMETVSGYEAKVYSATNVELVTRTRTEHLSDQDKARIKGGKTPFQSFLGMAQQHSSHNGAPVQQAASPTNPTAISPDEYFDPNFSLESRNIGRPIEMSSKVQRFKATLWLSEEHPLSLGDQVTPIIDLMAISNAHFAKLRDFITLRLPPGFPVKIEIPLFHVLNARITFSNLCGCDEPLSSVWVPAPGSAVAASGSPFPCEVDPAVFEVPEGYSVLGAERSEPLRDEDDDLLQFAIQQSLLEAGTEAEQVTVWEALTNTRPGVHHSQAAAYEEQLQLERCGPAPVPSPALGLTGLLSHLMPGLEGPSRKACGCPQSLGVRAPCTGRPHPRPPPASRSSFAWPWSCPRESRRSGSAGGSRRRKTYSGSCSSRSPSTEPPSGGHPGCSPTHFCNLFIYKHSAAGLRGPGALDGGSWP, encoded by the exons ATGGCAGGCCCGGGTCCCACCTTCCCGCTGCATCGGCTCGTCTGGGCGAACCGGCACCGAGAACTGGAGGCCGCTCTGCACAGCCGCCAG CACGACATTGAACAGGAAGACCCCCGGGGGCGCACCCCGCTGGAGCTGGCCGTGTCCCTGGGGAACCTGGAGTCCGTGAGAGTCCTCCTTCGACACAATGCCAACGTGGGCAAAGAGAGCTGTCAGGGCTGGGCAG TCCTGCAGGAGGCTGTCAGCACTGGGGACCCTGAGATGGTGCAGCTGGTGCTCCAGTATCGGGACTACCAGAGGGCCACGCAGAGGCTGGCCGGCATTCCGGAACTGCTCAACAAACTCCGCCAG GTTCAGCCATGGAAGGACACCCAGCCTGTGCAGCATGTTTTTCGGACCCTATCAGTGGGGTTCCTCCCTCTGGACCCCAGCCCAGGGTCAGGCAGGAAAGAGGGGCATCCGGCCCCGTGGATGAGAGCGGGCCCTTTGGAAGGAAAGCCTTTGCCAACATCGAAG GCCCCCGACTTCTACGTGGAGATGAAGTGGGAGTTCAGCAGCTGGG tgcCCCTGGTGTCCAAGATGTGCCCGAGTGACGTGTACCGCGTTTGGAAGCGGGGTGAGAGCCTGCGGGTGGACACCAGCCTCCTGGGCTTCGAGCACATGACTTGGCAGCGTGGCCGGAGGAGCTTCATCTTCAAGGGCCAGG AGGCCGGAGCTTTGGTGATGGAGGTCGACCACGACCGGCAGCTGGTGCACATGGAGACGCTGGGGCTCACGCTGCATGAGCCCGAAGCGCTGCTGGCCGCCATGCGGCCCAGTGAGGAGCACGTGGCCAGTCGCCTCACCTCTCCCATTGTCTCCACCCACCTGGACACTCGCAACGTGGCCTTCGAGAG GAACAAATGTGGTATCTGGGGCTGGCGGTCTGAGAAGATGGAAACCGTTAGCGGCTACGAGGCCAAG GTGTACAGTGCCACCAACGTGGAGCTGGTGACACGCACACGCACGGAGCACCTCTCTGATCAGGACAAGGCGAGGATCAAAG GGGGGAAGACTCCATTCCAGTCCTTCCTTGGCATGGCCCAGCAGCACTCCTCCCACAATGGG GCTCCTGTGCAGCAAGCAGCCAGCCCCACAAACCCCACAGCCATTTCCCCCGATGAATACTTTGACCCCAACTTCAGCCTGGAGTCGAGGAACATCGGCCGCCCCATTGAGATGTCCAGCAAAGTACAGAG GTTCAAGGCGACACTGTGGCTGAGCGAGGAGCATCCGCTGTCCCTGGGGGACCAGGTGACGCCCATCATCGACCTGATGGCCATCAGCAATGCTCACTTTGCCAAGCTGCGTGACTTCATCACCCTGCGCCTTCCACCTGGCTTCCCGGTCAAGATTG AGATCCCCCTCTTCCACGTGCTCAATGCCCGCATCACCTTCAGCAACCTGTGTGGCTGCGATGAGCCCTTGAGCTCCGTGTGGGTGCCGGCGCCCGGCTCTGCTGTTGCAGCCTCAG GGAGCCCCTTCCCCTGTGAGGTGGACCCTGCCGTGTTCGAGGTGCCAGAGGGGTACAGCGTGCTGGGTGCAGAGCGCAGCGAGCCCCTTCGTGATGAGGATGATGACCTGCTGCAGTTTGCCATCCAGCAGAGCCTGCTGGAGGCGGGCACAGAGGCGGAGCAG GTGACTGTCTGGGAAGCCCTGACCAACACCCGGCCTGGCGTCCACCATTCCCAGGCCGCGGCCTACGAGGAGCAGCTTCAGCTGGAGCG CTGTGGCCCAGCCCCCGTCCCCTCCCCAGCCTTAGGGCTCACGGGTCTGCTCTCTCATCTCATGCCTGGCCTGGAAGGGCCCTCCAGGAAAGCCTGCGGATGTCCACAGAGCCTGGGGGTCCGGGCTCCCTGCACCGGGCGCCCCCATCCCCGGCCCCCCCCAGCTTCGAGGAGCAGCTTCGCCTGGCCCTGGAGCTGTCCTCGCGAGAGCAGGAGGAGCGGGAGCGCCgggggcagcaggaggaggaagaccTACAGCGGATCCTGCAGCTCTCGCTCACCGAGCACTGAGCCGCCCTCGGGAGGGCATCCGGGCTGCTCCCCCACCcacttttgtaatttatttatttataaacactCAGCTGCTGGGCTCAGGGGGCCTGGAGCCCTAGATGGGGGGAGCTGGCCTTGA
- the ANKRD13D gene encoding ankyrin repeat domain-containing protein 13D isoform X3: MAGPGPTFPLHRLVWANRHRELEAALHSRQHDIEQEDPRGRTPLELAVSLGNLESVRVLLRHNANVGKESCQGWAVLQEAVSTGDPEMVQLVLQYRDYQRATQRLAGIPELLNKLRQVQQGTEAPDFYVEMKWEFSSWVPLVSKMCPSDVYRVWKRGESLRVDTSLLGFEHMTWQRGRRSFIFKGQEAGALVMEVDHDRQLVHMETLGLTLHEPEALLAAMRPSEEHVASRLTSPIVSTHLDTRNVAFERNKCGIWGWRSEKMETVSGYEAKVYSATNVELVTRTRTEHLSDQDKARIKGGKTPFQSFLGMAQQHSSHNGAPVQQAASPTNPTAISPDEYFDPNFSLESRNIGRPIEMSSKVQRFKATLWLSEEHPLSLGDQVTPIIDLMAISNAHFAKLRDFITLRLPPGFPVKIEIPLFHVLNARITFSNLCGCDEPLSSVWVPAPGSAVAASGSPFPCEVDPAVFEVPEGYSVLGAERSEPLRDEDDDLLQFAIQQSLLEAGTEAEQVTVWEALTNTRPGVHHSQAAAYEEQLQLERCGPAPVPSPALGLTGLLSHLMPGLEGPSRKACGCPQSLGVRAPCTGRPHPRPPPASRSSFAWPWSCPRESRRSGSAGGSRRRKTYSGSCSSRSPSTEPPSGGHPGCSPTHFCNLFIYKHSAAGLRGPGALDGGSWP, encoded by the exons ATGGCAGGCCCGGGTCCCACCTTCCCGCTGCATCGGCTCGTCTGGGCGAACCGGCACCGAGAACTGGAGGCCGCTCTGCACAGCCGCCAG CACGACATTGAACAGGAAGACCCCCGGGGGCGCACCCCGCTGGAGCTGGCCGTGTCCCTGGGGAACCTGGAGTCCGTGAGAGTCCTCCTTCGACACAATGCCAACGTGGGCAAAGAGAGCTGTCAGGGCTGGGCAG TCCTGCAGGAGGCTGTCAGCACTGGGGACCCTGAGATGGTGCAGCTGGTGCTCCAGTATCGGGACTACCAGAGGGCCACGCAGAGGCTGGCCGGCATTCCGGAACTGCTCAACAAACTCCGCCAGGTGCAGCAGGGCACGGAG GCCCCCGACTTCTACGTGGAGATGAAGTGGGAGTTCAGCAGCTGGG tgcCCCTGGTGTCCAAGATGTGCCCGAGTGACGTGTACCGCGTTTGGAAGCGGGGTGAGAGCCTGCGGGTGGACACCAGCCTCCTGGGCTTCGAGCACATGACTTGGCAGCGTGGCCGGAGGAGCTTCATCTTCAAGGGCCAGG AGGCCGGAGCTTTGGTGATGGAGGTCGACCACGACCGGCAGCTGGTGCACATGGAGACGCTGGGGCTCACGCTGCATGAGCCCGAAGCGCTGCTGGCCGCCATGCGGCCCAGTGAGGAGCACGTGGCCAGTCGCCTCACCTCTCCCATTGTCTCCACCCACCTGGACACTCGCAACGTGGCCTTCGAGAG GAACAAATGTGGTATCTGGGGCTGGCGGTCTGAGAAGATGGAAACCGTTAGCGGCTACGAGGCCAAG GTGTACAGTGCCACCAACGTGGAGCTGGTGACACGCACACGCACGGAGCACCTCTCTGATCAGGACAAGGCGAGGATCAAAG GGGGGAAGACTCCATTCCAGTCCTTCCTTGGCATGGCCCAGCAGCACTCCTCCCACAATGGG GCTCCTGTGCAGCAAGCAGCCAGCCCCACAAACCCCACAGCCATTTCCCCCGATGAATACTTTGACCCCAACTTCAGCCTGGAGTCGAGGAACATCGGCCGCCCCATTGAGATGTCCAGCAAAGTACAGAG GTTCAAGGCGACACTGTGGCTGAGCGAGGAGCATCCGCTGTCCCTGGGGGACCAGGTGACGCCCATCATCGACCTGATGGCCATCAGCAATGCTCACTTTGCCAAGCTGCGTGACTTCATCACCCTGCGCCTTCCACCTGGCTTCCCGGTCAAGATTG AGATCCCCCTCTTCCACGTGCTCAATGCCCGCATCACCTTCAGCAACCTGTGTGGCTGCGATGAGCCCTTGAGCTCCGTGTGGGTGCCGGCGCCCGGCTCTGCTGTTGCAGCCTCAG GGAGCCCCTTCCCCTGTGAGGTGGACCCTGCCGTGTTCGAGGTGCCAGAGGGGTACAGCGTGCTGGGTGCAGAGCGCAGCGAGCCCCTTCGTGATGAGGATGATGACCTGCTGCAGTTTGCCATCCAGCAGAGCCTGCTGGAGGCGGGCACAGAGGCGGAGCAG GTGACTGTCTGGGAAGCCCTGACCAACACCCGGCCTGGCGTCCACCATTCCCAGGCCGCGGCCTACGAGGAGCAGCTTCAGCTGGAGCG CTGTGGCCCAGCCCCCGTCCCCTCCCCAGCCTTAGGGCTCACGGGTCTGCTCTCTCATCTCATGCCTGGCCTGGAAGGGCCCTCCAGGAAAGCCTGCGGATGTCCACAGAGCCTGGGGGTCCGGGCTCCCTGCACCGGGCGCCCCCATCCCCGGCCCCCCCCAGCTTCGAGGAGCAGCTTCGCCTGGCCCTGGAGCTGTCCTCGCGAGAGCAGGAGGAGCGGGAGCGCCgggggcagcaggaggaggaagaccTACAGCGGATCCTGCAGCTCTCGCTCACCGAGCACTGAGCCGCCCTCGGGAGGGCATCCGGGCTGCTCCCCCACCcacttttgtaatttatttatttataaacactCAGCTGCTGGGCTCAGGGGGCCTGGAGCCCTAGATGGGGGGAGCTGGCCTTGA
- the ANKRD13D gene encoding ankyrin repeat domain-containing protein 13D isoform X4, with protein MAGPGPTFPLHRLVWANRHRELEAALHSRQHDIEQEDPRGRTPLELAVSLGNLESVRVLLRHNANVGKESCQGWAVLQEAVSTGDPEMVQLVLQYRDYQRATQRLAGIPELLNKLRQAPDFYVEMKWEFSSWVPLVSKMCPSDVYRVWKRGESLRVDTSLLGFEHMTWQRGRRSFIFKGQEAGALVMEVDHDRQLVHMETLGLTLHEPEALLAAMRPSEEHVASRLTSPIVSTHLDTRNVAFERNKCGIWGWRSEKMETVSGYEAKVYSATNVELVTRTRTEHLSDQDKARIKGGKTPFQSFLGMAQQHSSHNGAPVQQAASPTNPTAISPDEYFDPNFSLESRNIGRPIEMSSKVQRFKATLWLSEEHPLSLGDQVTPIIDLMAISNAHFAKLRDFITLRLPPGFPVKIEIPLFHVLNARITFSNLCGCDEPLSSVWVPAPGSAVAASGSPFPCEVDPAVFEVPEGYSVLGAERSEPLRDEDDDLLQFAIQQSLLEAGTEAEQVTVWEALTNTRPGVHHSQAAAYEEQLQLERCGPAPVPSPALGLTGLLSHLMPGLEGPSRKACGCPQSLGVRAPCTGRPHPRPPPASRSSFAWPWSCPRESRRSGSAGGSRRRKTYSGSCSSRSPSTEPPSGGHPGCSPTHFCNLFIYKHSAAGLRGPGALDGGSWP; from the exons ATGGCAGGCCCGGGTCCCACCTTCCCGCTGCATCGGCTCGTCTGGGCGAACCGGCACCGAGAACTGGAGGCCGCTCTGCACAGCCGCCAG CACGACATTGAACAGGAAGACCCCCGGGGGCGCACCCCGCTGGAGCTGGCCGTGTCCCTGGGGAACCTGGAGTCCGTGAGAGTCCTCCTTCGACACAATGCCAACGTGGGCAAAGAGAGCTGTCAGGGCTGGGCAG TCCTGCAGGAGGCTGTCAGCACTGGGGACCCTGAGATGGTGCAGCTGGTGCTCCAGTATCGGGACTACCAGAGGGCCACGCAGAGGCTGGCCGGCATTCCGGAACTGCTCAACAAACTCCGCCAG GCCCCCGACTTCTACGTGGAGATGAAGTGGGAGTTCAGCAGCTGGG tgcCCCTGGTGTCCAAGATGTGCCCGAGTGACGTGTACCGCGTTTGGAAGCGGGGTGAGAGCCTGCGGGTGGACACCAGCCTCCTGGGCTTCGAGCACATGACTTGGCAGCGTGGCCGGAGGAGCTTCATCTTCAAGGGCCAGG AGGCCGGAGCTTTGGTGATGGAGGTCGACCACGACCGGCAGCTGGTGCACATGGAGACGCTGGGGCTCACGCTGCATGAGCCCGAAGCGCTGCTGGCCGCCATGCGGCCCAGTGAGGAGCACGTGGCCAGTCGCCTCACCTCTCCCATTGTCTCCACCCACCTGGACACTCGCAACGTGGCCTTCGAGAG GAACAAATGTGGTATCTGGGGCTGGCGGTCTGAGAAGATGGAAACCGTTAGCGGCTACGAGGCCAAG GTGTACAGTGCCACCAACGTGGAGCTGGTGACACGCACACGCACGGAGCACCTCTCTGATCAGGACAAGGCGAGGATCAAAG GGGGGAAGACTCCATTCCAGTCCTTCCTTGGCATGGCCCAGCAGCACTCCTCCCACAATGGG GCTCCTGTGCAGCAAGCAGCCAGCCCCACAAACCCCACAGCCATTTCCCCCGATGAATACTTTGACCCCAACTTCAGCCTGGAGTCGAGGAACATCGGCCGCCCCATTGAGATGTCCAGCAAAGTACAGAG GTTCAAGGCGACACTGTGGCTGAGCGAGGAGCATCCGCTGTCCCTGGGGGACCAGGTGACGCCCATCATCGACCTGATGGCCATCAGCAATGCTCACTTTGCCAAGCTGCGTGACTTCATCACCCTGCGCCTTCCACCTGGCTTCCCGGTCAAGATTG AGATCCCCCTCTTCCACGTGCTCAATGCCCGCATCACCTTCAGCAACCTGTGTGGCTGCGATGAGCCCTTGAGCTCCGTGTGGGTGCCGGCGCCCGGCTCTGCTGTTGCAGCCTCAG GGAGCCCCTTCCCCTGTGAGGTGGACCCTGCCGTGTTCGAGGTGCCAGAGGGGTACAGCGTGCTGGGTGCAGAGCGCAGCGAGCCCCTTCGTGATGAGGATGATGACCTGCTGCAGTTTGCCATCCAGCAGAGCCTGCTGGAGGCGGGCACAGAGGCGGAGCAG GTGACTGTCTGGGAAGCCCTGACCAACACCCGGCCTGGCGTCCACCATTCCCAGGCCGCGGCCTACGAGGAGCAGCTTCAGCTGGAGCG CTGTGGCCCAGCCCCCGTCCCCTCCCCAGCCTTAGGGCTCACGGGTCTGCTCTCTCATCTCATGCCTGGCCTGGAAGGGCCCTCCAGGAAAGCCTGCGGATGTCCACAGAGCCTGGGGGTCCGGGCTCCCTGCACCGGGCGCCCCCATCCCCGGCCCCCCCCAGCTTCGAGGAGCAGCTTCGCCTGGCCCTGGAGCTGTCCTCGCGAGAGCAGGAGGAGCGGGAGCGCCgggggcagcaggaggaggaagaccTACAGCGGATCCTGCAGCTCTCGCTCACCGAGCACTGAGCCGCCCTCGGGAGGGCATCCGGGCTGCTCCCCCACCcacttttgtaatttatttatttataaacactCAGCTGCTGGGCTCAGGGGGCCTGGAGCCCTAGATGGGGGGAGCTGGCCTTGA
- the ANKRD13D gene encoding ankyrin repeat domain-containing protein 13D isoform X5: MAGPGPTFPLHRLVWANRHRELEAALHSRQHDIEQEDPRGRTPLELAVSLGNLESVRVLLRHNANVGKESCQGWAVLQEAVSTGDPEMVQLVLQYRDYQRATQRLAGIPELLNKLRQVQPWKDTQPVQHVFRTLSVGFLPLDPSPGSGRKEGHPAPWMRAGPLEGKPLPTSKAPDFYVEMKWEFSSWVPLVSKMCPSDVYRVWKRGESLRVDTSLLGFEHMTWQRGRRSFIFKGQEAGALVMEVDHDRQLVHMETLGLTLHEPEALLAAMRPSEEHVASRLTSPIVSTHLDTRNVAFERNKCGIWGWRSEKMETVSGYEAKVYSATNVELVTRTRTEHLSDQDKARIKGGKTPFQSFLGMAQQHSSHNGAPVQQAASPTNPTAISPDEYFDPNFSLESRNIGRPIEMSSKVQRFKATLWLSEEHPLSLGDQVTPIIDLMAISNAHFAKLRDFITLRLPPGFPVKIEIPLFHVLNARITFSNLCGCDEPLSSVWVPAPGSAVAASGSPFPCEVDPAVFEVPEGYSVLGAERSEPLRDEDDDLLQFAIQQSLLEAGTEAEQVTVWEALTNTRPGVHHSQAAAYEEQLQLERALQESLRMSTEPGGPGSLHRAPPSPAPPSFEEQLRLALELSSREQEERERRGQQEEEDLQRILQLSLTEH, encoded by the exons ATGGCAGGCCCGGGTCCCACCTTCCCGCTGCATCGGCTCGTCTGGGCGAACCGGCACCGAGAACTGGAGGCCGCTCTGCACAGCCGCCAG CACGACATTGAACAGGAAGACCCCCGGGGGCGCACCCCGCTGGAGCTGGCCGTGTCCCTGGGGAACCTGGAGTCCGTGAGAGTCCTCCTTCGACACAATGCCAACGTGGGCAAAGAGAGCTGTCAGGGCTGGGCAG TCCTGCAGGAGGCTGTCAGCACTGGGGACCCTGAGATGGTGCAGCTGGTGCTCCAGTATCGGGACTACCAGAGGGCCACGCAGAGGCTGGCCGGCATTCCGGAACTGCTCAACAAACTCCGCCAG GTTCAGCCATGGAAGGACACCCAGCCTGTGCAGCATGTTTTTCGGACCCTATCAGTGGGGTTCCTCCCTCTGGACCCCAGCCCAGGGTCAGGCAGGAAAGAGGGGCATCCGGCCCCGTGGATGAGAGCGGGCCCTTTGGAAGGAAAGCCTTTGCCAACATCGAAG GCCCCCGACTTCTACGTGGAGATGAAGTGGGAGTTCAGCAGCTGGG tgcCCCTGGTGTCCAAGATGTGCCCGAGTGACGTGTACCGCGTTTGGAAGCGGGGTGAGAGCCTGCGGGTGGACACCAGCCTCCTGGGCTTCGAGCACATGACTTGGCAGCGTGGCCGGAGGAGCTTCATCTTCAAGGGCCAGG AGGCCGGAGCTTTGGTGATGGAGGTCGACCACGACCGGCAGCTGGTGCACATGGAGACGCTGGGGCTCACGCTGCATGAGCCCGAAGCGCTGCTGGCCGCCATGCGGCCCAGTGAGGAGCACGTGGCCAGTCGCCTCACCTCTCCCATTGTCTCCACCCACCTGGACACTCGCAACGTGGCCTTCGAGAG GAACAAATGTGGTATCTGGGGCTGGCGGTCTGAGAAGATGGAAACCGTTAGCGGCTACGAGGCCAAG GTGTACAGTGCCACCAACGTGGAGCTGGTGACACGCACACGCACGGAGCACCTCTCTGATCAGGACAAGGCGAGGATCAAAG GGGGGAAGACTCCATTCCAGTCCTTCCTTGGCATGGCCCAGCAGCACTCCTCCCACAATGGG GCTCCTGTGCAGCAAGCAGCCAGCCCCACAAACCCCACAGCCATTTCCCCCGATGAATACTTTGACCCCAACTTCAGCCTGGAGTCGAGGAACATCGGCCGCCCCATTGAGATGTCCAGCAAAGTACAGAG GTTCAAGGCGACACTGTGGCTGAGCGAGGAGCATCCGCTGTCCCTGGGGGACCAGGTGACGCCCATCATCGACCTGATGGCCATCAGCAATGCTCACTTTGCCAAGCTGCGTGACTTCATCACCCTGCGCCTTCCACCTGGCTTCCCGGTCAAGATTG AGATCCCCCTCTTCCACGTGCTCAATGCCCGCATCACCTTCAGCAACCTGTGTGGCTGCGATGAGCCCTTGAGCTCCGTGTGGGTGCCGGCGCCCGGCTCTGCTGTTGCAGCCTCAG GGAGCCCCTTCCCCTGTGAGGTGGACCCTGCCGTGTTCGAGGTGCCAGAGGGGTACAGCGTGCTGGGTGCAGAGCGCAGCGAGCCCCTTCGTGATGAGGATGATGACCTGCTGCAGTTTGCCATCCAGCAGAGCCTGCTGGAGGCGGGCACAGAGGCGGAGCAG GTGACTGTCTGGGAAGCCCTGACCAACACCCGGCCTGGCGTCCACCATTCCCAGGCCGCGGCCTACGAGGAGCAGCTTCAGCTGGAGCG GGCCCTCCAGGAAAGCCTGCGGATGTCCACAGAGCCTGGGGGTCCGGGCTCCCTGCACCGGGCGCCCCCATCCCCGGCCCCCCCCAGCTTCGAGGAGCAGCTTCGCCTGGCCCTGGAGCTGTCCTCGCGAGAGCAGGAGGAGCGGGAGCGCCgggggcagcaggaggaggaagaccTACAGCGGATCCTGCAGCTCTCGCTCACCGAGCACTGA
- the ANKRD13D gene encoding ankyrin repeat domain-containing protein 13D isoform X2, whose amino-acid sequence MAGPGPTFPLHRLVWANRHRELEAALHSRQHDIEQEDPRGRTPLELAVSLGNLESVRVLLRHNANVGKESCQGWAVLQEAVSTGDPEMVQLVLQYRDYQRATQRLAGIPELLNKLRQVQPWKDTQPVQHVFRTLSVGFLPLDPSPGSGRKEGHPAPWMRAGPLEGKPLPTSKAPDFYVEMKWEFSSWVPLVSKMCPSDVYRVWKRGESLRVDTSLLGFEHMTWQRGRRSFIFKGQEAGALVMEVDHDRQLVHMETLGLTLHEPEALLAAMRPSEEHVASRLTSPIVSTHLDTRNVAFERNKCGIWGWRSEKMETVSGYEAKVYSATNVELVTRTRTEHLSDQDKARIKGKPSLESRNIGRPIEMSSKVQRFKATLWLSEEHPLSLGDQVTPIIDLMAISNAHFAKLRDFITLRLPPGFPVKIEIPLFHVLNARITFSNLCGCDEPLSSVWVPAPGSAVAASGSPFPCEVDPAVFEVPEGYSVLGAERSEPLRDEDDDLLQFAIQQSLLEAGTEAEQVTVWEALTNTRPGVHHSQAAAYEEQLQLERCGPAPVPSPALGLTGLLSHLMPGLEGPSRKACGCPQSLGVRAPCTGRPHPRPPPASRSSFAWPWSCPRESRRSGSAGGSRRRKTYSGSCSSRSPSTEPPSGGHPGCSPTHFCNLFIYKHSAAGLRGPGALDGGSWP is encoded by the exons ATGGCAGGCCCGGGTCCCACCTTCCCGCTGCATCGGCTCGTCTGGGCGAACCGGCACCGAGAACTGGAGGCCGCTCTGCACAGCCGCCAG CACGACATTGAACAGGAAGACCCCCGGGGGCGCACCCCGCTGGAGCTGGCCGTGTCCCTGGGGAACCTGGAGTCCGTGAGAGTCCTCCTTCGACACAATGCCAACGTGGGCAAAGAGAGCTGTCAGGGCTGGGCAG TCCTGCAGGAGGCTGTCAGCACTGGGGACCCTGAGATGGTGCAGCTGGTGCTCCAGTATCGGGACTACCAGAGGGCCACGCAGAGGCTGGCCGGCATTCCGGAACTGCTCAACAAACTCCGCCAG GTTCAGCCATGGAAGGACACCCAGCCTGTGCAGCATGTTTTTCGGACCCTATCAGTGGGGTTCCTCCCTCTGGACCCCAGCCCAGGGTCAGGCAGGAAAGAGGGGCATCCGGCCCCGTGGATGAGAGCGGGCCCTTTGGAAGGAAAGCCTTTGCCAACATCGAAG GCCCCCGACTTCTACGTGGAGATGAAGTGGGAGTTCAGCAGCTGGG tgcCCCTGGTGTCCAAGATGTGCCCGAGTGACGTGTACCGCGTTTGGAAGCGGGGTGAGAGCCTGCGGGTGGACACCAGCCTCCTGGGCTTCGAGCACATGACTTGGCAGCGTGGCCGGAGGAGCTTCATCTTCAAGGGCCAGG AGGCCGGAGCTTTGGTGATGGAGGTCGACCACGACCGGCAGCTGGTGCACATGGAGACGCTGGGGCTCACGCTGCATGAGCCCGAAGCGCTGCTGGCCGCCATGCGGCCCAGTGAGGAGCACGTGGCCAGTCGCCTCACCTCTCCCATTGTCTCCACCCACCTGGACACTCGCAACGTGGCCTTCGAGAG GAACAAATGTGGTATCTGGGGCTGGCGGTCTGAGAAGATGGAAACCGTTAGCGGCTACGAGGCCAAG GTGTACAGTGCCACCAACGTGGAGCTGGTGACACGCACACGCACGGAGCACCTCTCTGATCAGGACAAGGCGAGGATCAAAGGTAAACCCAG CCTGGAGTCGAGGAACATCGGCCGCCCCATTGAGATGTCCAGCAAAGTACAGAG GTTCAAGGCGACACTGTGGCTGAGCGAGGAGCATCCGCTGTCCCTGGGGGACCAGGTGACGCCCATCATCGACCTGATGGCCATCAGCAATGCTCACTTTGCCAAGCTGCGTGACTTCATCACCCTGCGCCTTCCACCTGGCTTCCCGGTCAAGATTG AGATCCCCCTCTTCCACGTGCTCAATGCCCGCATCACCTTCAGCAACCTGTGTGGCTGCGATGAGCCCTTGAGCTCCGTGTGGGTGCCGGCGCCCGGCTCTGCTGTTGCAGCCTCAG GGAGCCCCTTCCCCTGTGAGGTGGACCCTGCCGTGTTCGAGGTGCCAGAGGGGTACAGCGTGCTGGGTGCAGAGCGCAGCGAGCCCCTTCGTGATGAGGATGATGACCTGCTGCAGTTTGCCATCCAGCAGAGCCTGCTGGAGGCGGGCACAGAGGCGGAGCAG GTGACTGTCTGGGAAGCCCTGACCAACACCCGGCCTGGCGTCCACCATTCCCAGGCCGCGGCCTACGAGGAGCAGCTTCAGCTGGAGCG CTGTGGCCCAGCCCCCGTCCCCTCCCCAGCCTTAGGGCTCACGGGTCTGCTCTCTCATCTCATGCCTGGCCTGGAAGGGCCCTCCAGGAAAGCCTGCGGATGTCCACAGAGCCTGGGGGTCCGGGCTCCCTGCACCGGGCGCCCCCATCCCCGGCCCCCCCCAGCTTCGAGGAGCAGCTTCGCCTGGCCCTGGAGCTGTCCTCGCGAGAGCAGGAGGAGCGGGAGCGCCgggggcagcaggaggaggaagaccTACAGCGGATCCTGCAGCTCTCGCTCACCGAGCACTGAGCCGCCCTCGGGAGGGCATCCGGGCTGCTCCCCCACCcacttttgtaatttatttatttataaacactCAGCTGCTGGGCTCAGGGGGCCTGGAGCCCTAGATGGGGGGAGCTGGCCTTGA